One Pseudomonadota bacterium genomic region harbors:
- a CDS encoding DNA replication protein, translating into MTPKPAAQLVLDLGHRPAFGLDDFLVADPNREAVAWLDRWPDWPAPALALYGPAGSGKSHLAEVWRSRSRALGFRPSDLEVARVPELAHAGAVVLDPMEGAFEERALLHLYNTLAERRGHLLLVAREPPSRWPVGLADLKSRLGALPAVAVGAPDDTLLAAVMVKLFNDRQLHVEAELVRYLLLRLERSFAAIRAAVASLDQSALEQQRPVNVALAREMLGRLQGP; encoded by the coding sequence ATGACGCCGAAGCCGGCGGCGCAGCTCGTCCTCGATCTCGGCCATCGTCCGGCATTCGGGCTCGACGATTTCCTGGTGGCCGACCCGAACCGCGAGGCGGTGGCCTGGCTCGACCGATGGCCCGATTGGCCGGCGCCGGCGCTGGCGCTCTATGGCCCCGCCGGATCGGGCAAGAGCCATCTGGCGGAGGTCTGGCGGAGCCGGAGCCGGGCGCTTGGCTTTCGGCCGAGCGATCTCGAGGTCGCACGCGTGCCGGAGCTCGCTCACGCCGGTGCGGTCGTGCTCGACCCCATGGAGGGAGCGTTCGAGGAGCGGGCGCTGCTGCACCTCTACAACACCCTGGCGGAGCGCCGCGGGCATTTGCTGCTGGTCGCCCGCGAGCCGCCTTCGCGCTGGCCGGTCGGGCTCGCCGATCTCAAGTCGCGCCTGGGGGCGCTTCCGGCCGTGGCGGTGGGTGCCCCCGACGACACGCTGCTTGCAGCGGTCATGGTGAAACTGTTCAATGACCGGCAGCTCCATGTCGAGGCGGAGCTGGTGCGCTACCTGCTCCTGCGCCTGGAGCGGTCCTTCGCTGCGATCAGGGCGGCGGTGGCCAGCCTCGACCAATCGGCCCTGGAGCAGCAGCGGCCGGTGAACGTGGCGCTGGCACGGGAAATGTTGGGCCGGCTACAAGGCCCATAG
- a CDS encoding DUF2066 domain-containing protein, which produces MALAGGRLRSLFWCLLLATAVWLPGPIHAQIVPDQSDDLFTVRKVPVDVTADTAAAASVRALADGERLALQRLLERLTSRADAKRWPRPDDAQLASLVRALEVADERTSTVRYLANLTVHFNRQAVRRMLNEAGIGLVSARARPVIVLPVYRLAGTSSLWEDPNPWRATWAGHPPGGGLAPVVVPIGDLDDVAAINAAQALAGDGQRLEAIARRYGAEGTVVAVATLAIDQDNGMPRLDLSVTRYSGGRDSTTVTSLTGVNRDTVAPLLDRGVDQVLSDLDEAWKADNALQSAGEEQRLVATVGYEGVTEWLELRRRLGQIAAVRRVDIVQFGPHEARLNITFFGENAQLRQLIAQAGIESLEREEDLQLRLAPGASSLSASGGGAPATIPVQKP; this is translated from the coding sequence ATGGCGCTGGCCGGTGGCCGCCTTCGCTCGCTCTTTTGGTGCTTGCTGTTGGCAACCGCAGTGTGGTTGCCGGGCCCTATCCATGCGCAGATCGTGCCCGATCAGAGCGACGATCTGTTCACGGTCAGGAAGGTGCCGGTGGACGTGACCGCGGACACGGCGGCGGCTGCCAGCGTGCGGGCCCTGGCCGATGGCGAGCGGCTGGCGCTGCAGCGGCTCCTGGAGCGCTTGACCTCCCGCGCCGACGCCAAGCGCTGGCCGCGGCCGGACGATGCGCAGCTCGCGAGCTTGGTGCGGGCACTCGAGGTCGCCGACGAGCGGACCTCGACCGTGCGCTATCTCGCCAATCTGACCGTGCATTTCAATCGCCAGGCGGTCCGGCGAATGCTGAACGAGGCGGGTATCGGCCTCGTATCGGCACGCGCCCGGCCGGTCATCGTGCTGCCGGTCTATCGGCTGGCCGGAACATCGTCCTTGTGGGAGGACCCCAACCCCTGGCGGGCGACCTGGGCCGGCCATCCGCCCGGCGGAGGATTGGCGCCGGTGGTAGTGCCGATCGGCGATCTCGACGATGTGGCTGCGATCAATGCGGCTCAGGCTCTCGCCGGCGACGGCCAGCGCCTCGAGGCTATCGCCCGGCGATACGGCGCCGAGGGGACGGTCGTCGCCGTCGCCACCCTGGCGATCGATCAGGACAATGGCATGCCGCGCCTCGACCTGTCGGTGACCCGCTATTCCGGCGGTCGCGACAGCACCACGGTCACCTCGCTGACCGGCGTCAACCGCGATACCGTGGCGCCGCTGCTCGATCGCGGCGTGGATCAGGTCTTGAGCGATCTGGACGAGGCGTGGAAGGCCGACAACGCCCTCCAGTCCGCGGGCGAGGAGCAGCGGCTGGTGGCAACGGTCGGCTATGAGGGCGTGACGGAATGGCTGGAGCTGCGTCGGCGCCTCGGCCAGATCGCGGCGGTCAGGCGGGTGGACATCGTCCAATTCGGCCCGCACGAAGCCCGCCTCAATATCACGTTCTTCGGCGAAAATGCGCAGTTGCGCCAGCTCATCGCCCAGGCCGGCATCGAGAGCTTGGAGCGCGAGGAGGATCTGCAGCTGCGCCTTGCTCCCGGCGCATCGAGCCTGTCGGCGTCGGGCGGCGGAGCGCCCGCGACCATACCCGTCCAGAAGCCGTGA
- a CDS encoding phosphoribosylglycinamide formyltransferase, with amino-acid sequence MGRLKVAVLISGSGSNLQALIDACAGPKAPAEIVLVISNRPEAGGLARADEAGIPSLVVPHRNYSDRASFDAEINRRLQDAGTELVCLAGFMRLFTAAFVELWRDRMINIHPALLPAFKGLHVHERVLESGCRFTGCTVHVVRHEMDAGPIVVQAVVPVRGDDTPESLSARVLAEEHRIYPLALRMFAEGRVRIEGDRVSVEGAVTPAAALVNPGLDA; translated from the coding sequence ATGGGACGGCTGAAGGTGGCCGTGCTGATCTCTGGCAGCGGCAGCAACCTTCAGGCGCTCATCGATGCCTGTGCCGGGCCCAAAGCCCCGGCGGAGATCGTGCTGGTGATCTCCAATCGCCCCGAGGCCGGCGGCCTCGCCCGCGCGGATGAGGCCGGCATCCCGAGCCTCGTCGTTCCGCATCGGAACTATTCCGACCGCGCGTCATTCGATGCCGAGATCAATCGGCGGCTTCAGGATGCCGGGACGGAGCTGGTTTGCCTCGCCGGATTCATGCGGCTATTCACGGCGGCGTTCGTCGAGCTCTGGCGCGACCGCATGATCAACATCCACCCGGCCCTGCTTCCGGCCTTCAAAGGCCTGCACGTGCACGAGCGCGTGCTGGAATCGGGCTGCCGCTTCACCGGGTGCACCGTGCATGTCGTGCGCCATGAGATGGACGCCGGACCGATCGTGGTCCAGGCCGTGGTCCCGGTGCGTGGCGACGACACGCCGGAGTCTCTGTCCGCCCGCGTGCTCGCCGAGGAGCACAGGATCTATCCCCTGGCCCTGCGCATGTTTGCGGAAGGTCGGGTGCGCATCGAGGGCGACCGGGTCAGCGTCGAAGGCGCCGTGACGCCGGCGGCGGCGCTCGTCAATCCCGGGCTCGACGCCTGA
- a CDS encoding CDP-alcohol phosphatidyltransferase family protein: MSLPNLVTLVRLLCAPVGVYLMLSGSWTEAFWVFLAAALSDGIDGLLARWLQADTMLGRYLDPLADKTLLVSVYITLSQAGQLPLWLVVLVVSRDMLIMGGVLLLHMVGQPPRMAPLLVSKANTVAQIALAGIVLADLAFRFQLDGSILTGMIALVGVSTSVSAAAYLVTWGRQLLAIES, translated from the coding sequence GTGAGCTTGCCCAATCTGGTCACGCTGGTGCGCCTGCTCTGCGCACCGGTCGGCGTGTATCTGATGTTGAGCGGCAGCTGGACCGAGGCGTTCTGGGTGTTCCTGGCGGCGGCCTTGAGCGACGGCATCGACGGGTTGCTCGCTCGCTGGTTGCAAGCCGACACCATGCTGGGCCGCTATCTCGATCCCTTGGCCGACAAGACGTTGCTGGTCAGCGTCTACATCACCCTCAGCCAAGCAGGCCAGCTGCCGTTGTGGCTGGTGGTGCTCGTCGTCTCCCGCGACATGCTGATCATGGGTGGCGTCCTTCTCTTGCACATGGTCGGGCAACCGCCGCGCATGGCTCCCTTGCTGGTGAGCAAGGCCAACACGGTGGCGCAGATCGCGCTCGCCGGCATCGTGCTCGCCGACCTCGCCTTCCGCTTCCAGCTCGACGGCTCGATCCTGACGGGCATGATCGCATTGGTCGGGGTCAGCACCTCCGTCTCGGCGGCGGCCTATCTCGTCACCTGGGGCCGGCAACTGCTCGCGATCGAGTCATGA
- a CDS encoding class I SAM-dependent methyltransferase — protein MADRANDPGLFEGTAEYYARFRGSYPSAFINLVAHCCRLDRNGRLLDLGCGPGLLAIPFARWAREVVGLDPEPEMLSAAAASAKEAEVFNIRFVRGSSRELGPHLGHFRLVTIGRAFHWMDRAATLASLHDLVIPGGAVAIIGEERDQDPKSWRSIIREVTDRRGDPKNEGTLEHERPGYVSHDQILARSAFRGPDYLRWPSARSWTVEEIIGYIRSTSTGALRKRAGTTEAFEAEARRALAEAEPSGRFIERYRFSAKIGWRD, from the coding sequence ATGGCCGATAGGGCGAACGATCCCGGCCTGTTCGAGGGGACGGCCGAGTACTACGCCCGCTTCCGCGGCAGCTACCCCTCCGCCTTCATTAACCTGGTCGCTCATTGCTGCCGGCTGGATCGCAACGGCCGTTTGCTCGATCTCGGCTGCGGCCCCGGCCTGCTTGCCATCCCCTTCGCGCGCTGGGCCAGGGAGGTGGTCGGGCTCGATCCGGAGCCGGAAATGCTGAGTGCCGCCGCCGCATCGGCGAAGGAAGCGGAGGTCTTCAACATCCGCTTCGTGCGCGGCAGCTCCCGCGAGCTGGGGCCGCATCTAGGCCACTTCCGCCTGGTCACGATCGGGCGGGCCTTCCATTGGATGGACCGGGCGGCGACCCTGGCTTCCCTGCACGATCTCGTGATCCCGGGCGGCGCCGTCGCCATCATCGGCGAGGAGCGGGACCAGGATCCAAAATCCTGGCGCTCCATCATTCGCGAGGTGACGGATCGTCGCGGTGATCCGAAGAATGAGGGAACGCTGGAGCACGAGCGGCCGGGCTATGTCAGCCACGATCAGATTCTGGCGCGGTCCGCTTTCCGCGGCCCTGACTATCTCAGGTGGCCGTCGGCCCGGAGCTGGACCGTCGAAGAGATCATCGGCTATATCCGCTCGACTTCCACGGGTGCGCTTCGAAAGCGCGCCGGTACGACCGAAGCGTTCGAGGCCGAGGCGCGCCGGGCGCTCGCCGAAGCGGAGCCGTCCGGCCGGTTCATCGAGCGCTACCGCTTCAGCGCCAAGATCGGCTGGCGCGACTAG
- a CDS encoding DNA polymerase III subunit chi, with the protein MTEVSFYHLTTRPLEWALPRLLEKVVATGKRAVVMAGSEERVEALNAQLWTYDPASFLPHGSVRDGTPEEQPIWLTRAEENPNGASILVLTDGVASPGIGGFERCLDLFDGNDAGQLAAARERWAVAKAAGHAVTYWRQTAAGGWEKG; encoded by the coding sequence ATGACCGAGGTCAGCTTCTACCACCTGACCACCCGGCCCTTGGAATGGGCGCTGCCGCGTCTCTTGGAGAAGGTGGTGGCGACGGGCAAGCGGGCGGTCGTCATGGCGGGCTCGGAGGAACGGGTCGAGGCGCTCAACGCGCAGCTCTGGACCTATGACCCGGCCTCGTTCCTTCCCCATGGCAGTGTGCGCGACGGCACACCCGAAGAGCAGCCGATCTGGCTCACCCGGGCGGAAGAAAACCCGAACGGTGCCTCGATCCTGGTGCTGACCGACGGCGTGGCCTCGCCCGGGATCGGCGGCTTCGAGCGCTGCCTCGACCTCTTCGATGGAAACGATGCCGGCCAGCTCGCCGCCGCCCGCGAGCGCTGGGCCGTCGCCAAGGCGGCGGGCCATGCCGTCACCTATTGGCGGCAAACCGCCGCCGGCGGCTGGGAAAAGGGTTAA
- the ndk gene encoding nucleoside-diphosphate kinase, protein MAVERTLSIIKPDATKRNLTGKVNAVIEAAGLRILAQKRLRLSRAEAESFYAVHKARPFFADLCSFMISGPVVAQVLEGEGAVQKYRDVMGATDPKKAADGTIRKLYAESIEANSVHGSDSLANAANEIAFFFSAIEIVG, encoded by the coding sequence ATGGCCGTAGAACGCACGCTTTCGATCATCAAACCCGACGCAACCAAGCGCAACCTCACGGGCAAGGTCAACGCCGTGATTGAGGCGGCGGGGCTCCGCATCCTGGCGCAGAAGCGGCTTCGGCTCAGCCGCGCCGAGGCCGAGTCGTTCTATGCGGTGCACAAGGCGCGGCCGTTTTTCGCCGACCTCTGCAGCTTCATGATCTCGGGGCCCGTGGTGGCCCAGGTGCTGGAAGGCGAGGGCGCGGTGCAGAAATACCGCGACGTGATGGGGGCGACCGACCCGAAGAAGGCGGCGGACGGCACCATCCGCAAGCTTTATGCCGAATCGATCGAGGCCAACTCGGTGCACGGTTCGGACTCGCTCGCCAACGCCGCGAACGAGATTGCGTTCTTCTTTTCGGCTATCGAGATCGTCGGCTAG
- a CDS encoding phosphoribosylformylglycinamidine cyclo-ligase, whose product MTRGRNSLDYRKAGVDIDAGEALVQAIKPLTRSTKRPGADGEIGGFGAAFDPRAAGYKDPILIASTDGVGTKLKIAIDTGILDTVGIDLVAMCVNDLVVQGAEPLIFLDYFATGRLEVPAARAVIAGIAEGCRQAGCALIGGETAEMPGLYAAKDFDLAGFSVGAVERDQVIDGSKAEAGDIVLGLASSGLHSNGFSLVRRVVEASDFAYDAPAPFAAGETLARALLAPTRIYVKPCLAAIRAGKGAIKGLAHITGGGLIENPPRSYPDALGLHLDFAAWQIPPVFRWLQRTGGIEPREMARTFNCGIGMVLIVAATEAEAAATVLAAAGETVLKIGTLAPRPAGAPPVVFKNLEAAWDG is encoded by the coding sequence ATAACCCGCGGTCGCAACAGCCTCGACTACCGGAAGGCCGGTGTCGACATCGACGCCGGCGAGGCGCTGGTTCAGGCGATCAAGCCCTTGACCCGCTCGACCAAGCGCCCCGGCGCCGATGGCGAGATCGGCGGGTTCGGAGCCGCGTTCGATCCGCGCGCGGCCGGCTACAAGGATCCCATCCTCATTGCGTCGACCGACGGCGTCGGCACCAAGCTCAAGATTGCCATCGACACCGGGATCCTGGACACGGTCGGGATCGACCTGGTGGCGATGTGCGTCAACGACCTCGTGGTGCAGGGGGCCGAGCCCCTGATCTTTCTCGACTACTTCGCCACCGGGCGGCTCGAGGTGCCGGCCGCGCGCGCGGTCATCGCCGGCATCGCCGAAGGCTGCCGCCAGGCCGGCTGCGCGCTCATCGGCGGCGAGACCGCGGAGATGCCCGGCCTCTACGCCGCCAAGGACTTCGACCTCGCCGGCTTCTCCGTGGGCGCGGTCGAGCGCGACCAGGTGATCGATGGCAGCAAAGCCGAAGCCGGCGACATCGTGCTCGGCCTTGCCTCCTCGGGATTGCATTCGAACGGCTTCTCGCTGGTGCGCCGCGTCGTGGAGGCATCGGATTTCGCCTATGACGCCCCGGCGCCGTTCGCCGCCGGTGAGACTCTCGCTCGTGCCTTGCTGGCGCCGACGCGGATCTACGTCAAGCCGTGCCTGGCGGCGATCCGAGCCGGCAAGGGTGCGATCAAGGGTCTCGCCCACATCACCGGTGGCGGCTTGATCGAGAATCCGCCGCGCAGCTATCCCGATGCGCTCGGCCTGCACCTGGATTTCGCCGCCTGGCAAATCCCGCCGGTGTTCCGCTGGCTGCAGCGCACAGGCGGGATCGAGCCCAGAGAGATGGCGCGCACCTTCAACTGCGGCATCGGCATGGTGCTGATCGTGGCGGCAACCGAAGCCGAGGCGGCGGCGACAGTCCTCGCGGCCGCCGGCGAGACGGTGCTCAAGATCGGCACGCTCGCCCCGCGCCCGGCCGGAGCGCCGCCGGTCGTCTTCAAGAATCTGGAGGCGGCATGGGACGGCTGA
- a CDS encoding aa3-type cytochrome c oxidase subunit IV, with product MAKPPRGTVAMDAEVKRHVETWHAFVKGSTYIAGFVILVLVLLAIFVV from the coding sequence ATGGCGAAGCCACCCCGGGGAACCGTCGCCATGGATGCTGAAGTCAAACGTCACGTAGAGACCTGGCATGCCTTCGTAAAAGGCAGCACCTATATTGCAGGTTTCGTCATCCTGGTGCTCGTCCTGCTCGCGATCTTCGTTGTCTGA
- a CDS encoding NCS2 family permease, translated as MLEQLFDLKANRTDTRTEVVAGMTTFLTMAYIIFVNPLILADAGMDRGAVFVATCLAAAIGSAAMAFIANYPIALAPGMGLNAYFTYGVVKGMGHSWEIALGAVFLSGVLFFIISATPIREWIIDSIPRSLKLAISAGIGLFLGIIALENAGIITAHPVTLVTLAPLDSSKVLLAVLGFVLMIALDHRGVPGAIIIAILAVSAVAMVLGLTPWGGIVSIPPSIAPTLFKMDIAGALNLGLVSIVFVFLFVDLFDNTGTLIGVAQRAGLLDKDGRLPRIGRALLCDSGAAMAGALLGTSTTTSYIESAAGVKAGGRTGLTALVVAVLFLASLFIAPLAGSIPAFATAPALLFVACMMSASLRDLDWEDVTEYVPAMVTVITMPLSFSIAHGIAFGFISYVAIKLLAGRLGDIKPAIAILAVLFVVKFVWLGGAG; from the coding sequence ATGCTGGAGCAGCTGTTTGACCTGAAAGCCAATCGAACCGATACGCGCACCGAAGTGGTGGCGGGGATGACCACCTTCCTCACCATGGCCTACATCATCTTCGTCAACCCGCTGATCCTGGCCGATGCGGGCATGGACCGAGGTGCCGTGTTCGTCGCCACCTGCCTTGCCGCAGCCATCGGCTCGGCGGCCATGGCTTTCATCGCCAACTACCCCATCGCTCTGGCGCCCGGCATGGGCCTCAACGCCTACTTCACCTATGGCGTGGTCAAGGGCATGGGCCACAGTTGGGAAATAGCACTGGGCGCGGTGTTCCTGTCGGGCGTGCTGTTCTTCATCATCAGCGCCACGCCCATCCGCGAATGGATCATCGACAGCATTCCCCGCTCGCTCAAGCTGGCGATCTCCGCCGGCATCGGGCTCTTCCTCGGCATCATCGCCTTGGAGAATGCCGGCATCATCACCGCCCATCCGGTGACCCTGGTCACCTTGGCTCCGCTCGACTCGTCCAAGGTGCTGCTTGCCGTTCTGGGGTTTGTGCTGATGATCGCGCTCGACCACCGGGGCGTGCCCGGGGCGATCATCATCGCCATCCTCGCGGTCAGCGCGGTTGCCATGGTGCTGGGGCTCACACCCTGGGGTGGGATCGTATCAATCCCGCCCAGCATCGCTCCCACGCTGTTCAAGATGGACATTGCCGGCGCCCTCAATCTGGGACTGGTCTCCATCGTGTTCGTATTCCTGTTCGTCGATCTCTTCGACAACACCGGGACCTTGATCGGCGTCGCCCAGCGGGCGGGCCTGCTCGACAAGGACGGACGGCTGCCGCGCATAGGCCGCGCGCTCCTCTGCGACAGCGGCGCAGCCATGGCCGGCGCGTTGCTCGGCACCTCGACGACCACCAGCTACATCGAGAGCGCGGCCGGGGTGAAAGCGGGCGGGCGTACCGGATTGACCGCGCTGGTGGTGGCGGTGCTGTTCCTCGCCAGCCTGTTCATAGCGCCGTTGGCCGGCTCGATCCCGGCCTTCGCCACCGCACCGGCGCTGCTCTTCGTCGCCTGCATGATGTCGGCGAGCCTGCGCGATCTCGATTGGGAGGATGTGACCGAGTACGTGCCGGCGATGGTGACGGTGATCACCATGCCGCTCTCCTTCTCGATCGCCCATGGCATCGCCTTCGGCTTCATCAGCTATGTGGCGATCAAGCTGCTGGCCGGCAGATTGGGCGACATCAAGCCGGCGATCGCCATCCTGGCGGTCTTGTTCGTCGTGAAGTTCGTCTGGCTCGGCGGTGCCGGGTAG
- a CDS encoding AI-2E family transporter — protein sequence MTWRQRLLVWLAGFAGAVFVVYELRNVLLPFVAGMAIAYLLDPVVDRLERWRLGRTPASVLALVAFLLAALGSLLLIVPVIEAQIVGLLARLPQLIQRGRELLAPVIEAALARLGEEDGRKLPELASGYVGDAARLALGAVVGLLSGGAAVANILSLLFIMPIVSFYLLRDWDHMIGRIDGWLPRANAETIRAQAREIDATLSGFVRGQSLVCLALAGWYAMGLSLAGLDFGVLIGVFVGLLSFIPLVGALVGGVLSVGLGLIQFDRWTDVALVAGVFAVGQVLEGHVLAPRLIGDKVGLHPVWIMFALLAGGALAGFLGVLLAVPAAAVIGVLARFALARYLESPFYREPARPDDGG from the coding sequence ATGACCTGGCGGCAAAGGCTGCTCGTCTGGCTGGCCGGCTTCGCCGGAGCGGTCTTCGTCGTCTACGAGTTGAGAAACGTGCTGCTGCCCTTCGTCGCCGGCATGGCGATCGCCTATCTGCTCGACCCGGTCGTCGACCGGCTGGAGCGGTGGCGGCTCGGGCGGACGCCGGCGAGCGTGCTGGCGCTGGTCGCCTTCCTGCTGGCGGCACTCGGCTCCCTGCTGCTGATCGTGCCGGTGATCGAGGCGCAAATCGTCGGATTGTTGGCACGGCTGCCCCAGCTCATCCAACGCGGCCGCGAACTGCTGGCGCCCGTCATCGAGGCAGCGCTCGCGCGCCTCGGCGAGGAGGACGGAAGGAAACTGCCGGAGCTCGCCAGCGGCTATGTCGGAGACGCCGCCCGCCTGGCGCTGGGCGCGGTCGTGGGATTGCTCTCGGGCGGTGCGGCGGTCGCCAACATCCTTTCGTTGCTGTTCATCATGCCGATCGTCTCCTTCTATCTGCTGCGCGATTGGGACCACATGATCGGGCGCATCGACGGCTGGCTGCCGCGCGCCAACGCCGAGACCATCCGTGCGCAGGCGCGGGAGATCGACGCGACGCTTTCGGGCTTCGTGCGCGGCCAGTCGCTGGTTTGCCTGGCGCTGGCCGGCTGGTATGCGATGGGCCTCAGCCTCGCCGGCCTGGATTTCGGCGTGCTCATCGGCGTATTCGTCGGTCTGCTCTCCTTCATCCCCTTGGTCGGCGCGCTCGTGGGCGGGGTGCTCTCGGTCGGGCTCGGCCTCATCCAGTTCGATCGCTGGACCGATGTCGCGTTGGTGGCCGGCGTCTTTGCCGTCGGCCAAGTGCTGGAGGGCCATGTGCTGGCGCCTCGGCTCATCGGCGACAAGGTGGGGCTGCATCCGGTCTGGATCATGTTCGCCTTGCTCGCCGGCGGCGCCCTTGCCGGCTTCCTGGGCGTGCTCCTGGCGGTACCGGCGGCGGCCGTCATCGGCGTCTTGGCCAGGTTCGCTCTCGCGCGCTATCTCGAGAGTCCGTTTTACCGCGAGCCGGCGCGACCGGATGATGGCGGATGA
- a CDS encoding HAMP domain-containing protein, with protein MSTIKLASVSTSTGLLGRLSANALLKSTIAVMAAVIVAMLAANTWSSWQRLTAAGRILAVADASGYAFVAMHRMRTDRSSTFRSINSDELLDKDMQSYIRTAREAEMPAARAVAELAASLDFTDRATLVPELQRTITALDALQKESWDAFTKPKSARRLAMAKEYMDEGTKFLEILDKLSQRLFASIKNSDALVDQMMEMKQLAWQVRNAGGEASLIISNGLVSGRLSPEAQLKYTSWVGASEAAWAALEDMAFGRVLPARLVDAMATAKKDYFGQDYIATRDRMLNALLNGEKTEYTVNQWAPVTVPRLTTLQTVAEGALDAAKNHAQGQRSAAERDLVLQLTLLIGALGFALGSMMAVSRRVIGPLSRIRDAMLKVASGDLEADASFPGRQDEIGQLADALGTFKQNAVEKARIETEQRERHAQAASRQQSVDAAIVAFEGQMREALDALGGASGEMRKTSDGLSSTSDQTNRQVKTAAAAAEEASNNVQTVAAASEELSASIADIGQQVSRAASIASRAVGEAKQTDSTVQGLTETAGRIGEVVKLINDIAGQTNLLALNATIEAARAGEAGKGFAVVAAEVKSLANQTAKATEDISAQITAVQNVTKETAESIKRIGSTIGEVSTVATSIASAVEQQGAATQEIARNIQQASRRTSDVSENVAGVTAGADATGTAAHGVKSAAEALGQQAERLRSQVSDFLGKIRAA; from the coding sequence ATGAGCACTATCAAGCTTGCGTCCGTGTCGACCAGCACGGGCCTCCTCGGCCGGCTATCGGCCAATGCCCTGTTGAAATCCACCATCGCCGTCATGGCGGCGGTGATCGTCGCGATGCTGGCGGCGAATACCTGGAGCTCCTGGCAGAGACTGACGGCGGCGGGGCGCATCCTCGCGGTAGCCGACGCTTCCGGCTACGCCTTCGTCGCGATGCATCGGATGCGCACCGACCGCTCCTCGACCTTCCGATCGATCAACTCGGATGAGCTGCTCGACAAGGACATGCAATCCTATATCCGCACCGCCCGCGAGGCCGAGATGCCGGCCGCCAGGGCGGTCGCCGAGCTGGCGGCTTCGCTCGACTTCACCGACCGGGCAACCTTGGTGCCCGAGCTGCAGCGCACGATCACCGCTCTGGATGCCCTGCAGAAGGAGTCCTGGGACGCCTTCACCAAGCCGAAGTCGGCGCGCCGCTTGGCCATGGCCAAGGAGTACATGGACGAGGGGACGAAGTTTCTGGAGATACTCGACAAGCTCTCCCAGCGGCTGTTCGCCTCGATCAAGAACAGCGACGCTCTCGTCGACCAGATGATGGAGATGAAGCAGCTGGCATGGCAGGTCCGCAATGCCGGCGGCGAGGCCTCGCTCATCATCTCGAATGGCCTCGTCAGCGGACGCCTTTCTCCTGAGGCCCAGCTGAAATACACCAGCTGGGTCGGCGCCTCCGAGGCCGCCTGGGCCGCACTCGAGGACATGGCGTTCGGCCGGGTGCTGCCGGCGCGGCTCGTGGACGCGATGGCCACCGCCAAGAAGGACTATTTCGGCCAGGACTATATTGCGACCCGCGATCGGATGCTGAACGCGCTGCTAAACGGCGAAAAGACCGAGTACACCGTCAACCAGTGGGCGCCGGTGACGGTCCCCCGGCTCACCACTCTGCAGACGGTGGCCGAAGGCGCCCTCGACGCCGCGAAGAACCACGCCCAAGGGCAGCGGTCGGCGGCCGAGCGCGACCTCGTCCTGCAGCTGACACTCCTCATCGGCGCGCTCGGCTTCGCGCTTGGCAGCATGATGGCGGTCAGCCGGCGCGTCATCGGTCCCTTGTCCCGCATCCGCGATGCCATGCTGAAAGTCGCCAGCGGCGATCTGGAGGCGGACGCCTCGTTCCCGGGTCGCCAGGACGAGATCGGTCAGCTCGCCGACGCCTTGGGCACCTTCAAGCAGAATGCGGTCGAGAAGGCCCGCATCGAGACCGAGCAGCGCGAGCGGCATGCCCAGGCGGCGTCGCGTCAGCAGTCCGTGGACGCCGCCATCGTCGCCTTCGAAGGCCAGATGCGCGAGGCGCTCGACGCCTTGGGCGGCGCTTCGGGCGAGATGCGCAAGACCTCGGACGGGCTCTCCAGCACCTCCGATCAGACCAATCGTCAGGTCAAGACCGCGGCGGCCGCAGCCGAGGAAGCTTCGAACAACGTGCAGACCGTGGCCGCGGCCTCCGAGGAGCTGAGTGCCTCCATCGCCGACATCGGCCAGCAGGTCTCGCGCGCGGCCAGCATCGCCAGCCGCGCGGTCGGCGAGGCGAAGCAGACGGACTCGACCGTGCAGGGGTTGACGGAGACCGCCGGCCGCATCGGCGAGGTGGTGAAGCTGATCAACGACATCGCCGGACAGACCAATCTGCTAGCGCTGAATGCGACCATCGAGGCGGCGCGTGCCGGCGAGGCAGGCAAGGGCTTCGCCGTGGTCGCGGCGGAAGTGAAGTCGCTCGCCAACCAGACCGCGAAGGCGACGGAGGACATCTCGGCGCAGATCACCGCCGTGCAGAACGTGACCAAGGAGACGGCGGAGTCGATCAAGCGGATCGGCAGCACCATCGGCGAGGTCAGCACCGTCGCCACCTCGATCGCCTCGGCGGTGGAGCAGCAGGGTGCGGCCACCCAGGAGATCGCCCGCAACATCCAGCAGGCCTCGCGCCGCACGAGCGATGTGTCGGAGAACGTCGCGGGCGTGACCGCCGGCGCCGATGCCACCGGCACCGCGGCGCATGGAGTGAAGTCGGCGGCCGAGGCCCTGGGTCAGCAGGCCGAGCGCCTCAGGAGCCAGGTCAGCGACTTCCTCGGCAAGATCCGCGCCGCCTGA